A single Argentina anserina chromosome 7, drPotAnse1.1, whole genome shotgun sequence DNA region contains:
- the LOC126803663 gene encoding cytochrome P450 CYP82D47-like, whose translation MEFLFPSFICDHTIIAIVLFLFSFIWISKFLKKNITNNREPPKADGAWPILGHLPLLGGTQPPHITLGNMADEYGPFFTIKLGVHRALVVSSSDVAKECLTTNDKALADRPKALGPEIMGYNYVMFGLSPYSPYWRQVRKMATLHILSNHKLESLRQVRESEVKESTKVLFDMCERNKGVSSKVPVDMTRWFRDVTLNVTLRMVVGKQLHGATTAQEKEGNESFRKALRNFFKLMGEFVVSDAVPWLRWLDLGGYEKAMKKTAKELDGVVQEWLEEHKHNRIKSTSDVNGENDFMDMMLKVLDDDCTEEFGGSITADTIVKSTCLAVLLGGTDTTAVTLIWALSLLLNNPGVLKKAQLELDNHVGKERQVNESDMKNLIYLQAIIKETLRLYPAAPLSVPHEAREDCTIGNYRVSAGTRIIFNISKIQREPNVWLDPCLFQPERFLTTHKNIDVRGQNFELIPFGSGRRICPGISLALQVAQLTLAHLLHDFDITATSDEPVDMGESAGLTNLKATPLEVLLTPRLHPKLYGNVEK comes from the exons ATGGAGTTTCTGTTTCCATCTTTCATATGTGATCATACCATCATAGCAATTGTcctttttctgttttctttcATATGGATATCAAAATTCttgaagaaaaacataacTAATAATAGAGAACCCCCCAAAGCGGATGGTGCCTGGCCAATACTCGGCCACCTTCCCCTCTTAGGAGGGACTCAACCACCCCACATAACCCTAGGGAACATGGCTGATGAGTACGGTCCGTTCTTCACTATCAAGCTTGGTGTGCACCGAGCTCTTGTTGTAAGCAGTTCGGATGTGGCTAAGGAGTGTCTGACCACCAATGATAAAGCTCTTGCCGACCGCCCGAAAGCTTTAGGCCCAGAGATTATGGGGTACAACTATGTAATGTTCGGGCTTAGCCCTTACAGTCCTTACTGGCGCCAGGTGCGAAAGATGGCCACGCTGCACATCCTCTCGAACCACAAGTTGGAGTCACTCAGGCAAGTCCGAGAATCGGAGGTGAAGGAGTCTACAAAAGTTTTATTTGATATGTGCGAGCGAAACAAAGGTGTCTCAAGCAAGGTGCCGGTGGACATGACGAGGTGGTTTAGAGACGTTACTCTAAATGTGACGTTGAGGATGGTTGTTGGAAAACAGCTTCATGGGGCTACCACGGCGCAAGAGAAGGAAGGGAACGAAAGCTTCCGAAAGGCGCTGaggaatttttttaaattgatgGGGGAATTTGTAGTCTCTGATGCAGTTCCATGGCTAAGGTGGTTGGATTTGGGAGGTTATGAGAAGGCCATGAAGAAGACGGCTAAAGAACTCGATGGTGTGGTTCAAGAATGGTTAGAAGAGCATAAGCATAA CAGAATTAAATCAACTTCT GACGTAAATGGTGAGAATGACTTCATGGATATGATGCTTAAGGTCCTTGATGATGATTGTACAGAAGAGTTTGGTGGTTCAATTACTGCTGATACAATCGTCAAATCTACATGCCTG GCGGTTCTTCTAGGGGGAACAGATACCACGGCAGTTACATTGATCTGGGCTCTTTCTTTATTACTCAACAATCCTGGAGTCCTGAAGAAGGCACAACTTGAGCTAGACAACCATGTTGGTAAGGAAAGGCAAGTGAATGAATCCGATATGAAGAACCTGATCTACCTACAAGCCATTATCAAGGAAACCTTGAGGCTATACCCTGCTGCACCTCTCTCAGTACCCCACGAGGCCAGAGAAGACTGCACAATAGGCAACTATCGTGTAAGTGCAGGAACACGAATTATTTTCAACATTTCGAAGATTCAGCGCGAGCCAAATGTCTGGCTCGACCCTTGTCTATTCCAACCTGAAAGGTTCCTTACTACTCACAAGAATATTGATGTTAGGGGACAAAATTTCGAATTGATACCATTTGGAAGTGGTAGACGAATATGTCCAGGAATCTCTCTAGCTCTTCAAGTTGCTCAACTTACACTGGCTCATTTGTTACATGATTTTGATATTACAGCTACATCTGATGAACCAGTTGATATGGGTGAGAGTGCAGGATTAACAAACCTGAAGGCAACCCCACTGGAGGTCCTTCTCACCCCACGCCTGCATCCTAAACTCTATGGAAATGTTGAGAAATGA
- the LOC126801556 gene encoding cytochrome P450 CYP82D47-like, which produces MAFMFPSFICDHTIIAISLFLFSLVWISKSLKKNTINNREPPKAGGAWPILGHLPLLGGTQPPHITLGNMADEYGPFFTIKLGVHRALVVSSWDVAKECLTTNDKALADRPKTLALEIMGYNYVMFGLSPYSPYWRQVRKMATLHILSKYKLESLRKVRESEVKESTKLLFDMCERNKGVSIKVPVDMKRWFGDVTLNLMLRMVVGKRFPGATTAQEKEENESFRKTLRNFFKLMGEFVVSDVVPWLKWLDLGGYEKAMKKTAKELDDVVQEWLEEHKQKGSTDPVQDVNGENDFMDMMLKVIDDHDCIQEFGCSVTADTIVKSTCLAVLLAGTDTIAATIIWALSLLLNNPEVLKKAQLELDNHVGKERQVNESDMKNLIYLQAIIKETLRLYPSGPLSVPHEAREDCTIGNYHVSTGTRLIFNISKIQRDSNVWLDPYLFEPERFLTTHKNIDVRGHNFELMPFGTLFGSGRRMCPGISLALQVAQLTLAHLLQGFDITATSDEPVDMGESAGIINMKATPLEVLLTPRLHPTLY; this is translated from the exons ATGGCGTTCATGTTTCCATCTTTTATATGTGATCATACCATCATAGCAATTTCCCTTTTTTTGTTCTCTTTGGTATGGATATCAAAAAGCTTGAAGAAAAACACAATTAATAACAGAGAACCCCCCAAAGCGGGTGGTGCATGGCCAATACTCGGCCACCTTCCCCTCCTAGGAGGGACTCAACCACCCCACATAACCTTAGGGAACATGGCTGACGAGTACGGTCCGTTCTTCACTATCAAGCTTGGTGTGCACCGAGCTCTTGTTGTAAGCAGTTGGGATGTGGCTAAGGAGTGTCTCACCACTAATGATAAAGCTCTTGCCGACCGCCCGAAAACTTTAGCCTTGGAGATTATGGGGTACAACTATGTAATGTTCGGGCTTAGCCCTTACAGTCCTTACTGGCGCCAGGTGCGAAAGATGGCCACGCTGCACATCCTCTCTAAATACAAGTTGGAGTCACTCAGGAAAGTTCGAGAATCGGAGGTAAAGGAGTCTACGAAGCTTTTATTTGATATGTGCGAACGAAACAAAGGTGTCTCAATTAAGGTCCCAGTGGACATGAAAAGGTGGTTTGGAGACGTAACTCTAAATCTGATGTTGAGGATGGTTGTGGGAAAGCGGTTTCCTGGGGCTACCACGGCGCAAGAGAAGGAAGAGAACGAAAGCTTCCGAAAGACGCTGAGGaacttttttaaattaatggGTGAATTTGTAGTCTCAGATGTAGTTCCATGGCTAAAGTGGTTGGATTTGGGAGGTTATGAGAAGGCCATGAAGAAGACGGCTAAAGAACTCGATGATGTGGTTCAAGAATGGTTAGAAGAGCATAAGCAGAAAGGGAGTACTGATCCTGTGCAGGACGTAAATGGTGAGAATGACTTCATGGATATGATGCTTAAGGTCATTGATGATCATGATTGTATACAAGAGTTTGGTTGTTCAGTTACTGCTGATACAATCGTCAAATCTACATGCCTG GCAGTTCTTCTAGCGGGAACAGATACCATAGCAGCTACAATAATCTGGGCTCTTTCTTTATTACTCAACAATCCTGAAGTCCTGAAGAAGGCGCAACTTGAGCTAGACAACCATGTTGGTAAGGAAAGGCAGGTGAACGAATCAGATATGAAGAACCTGATCTATCTACAAGCCATTATCAAGGAAACCTTGAGGCTATACCCTTCTGGACCTCTCTCAGTACCCCATGAGGCCAGAGAAGACTGCACAATAGGTAACTATCATGTAAGCACAGGAACACGACTTATTTTCAACATTTCGAAGATTCAGCGCGATTCAAATGTCTGGCTCGACCCTTATCTATTCGAACCAGAAAGGTTTCTTACGACTCACAAGAATATTGATGTTAGGGGACATAATTTCGAATTGATGCCATTTGGAA CCCTATTTGGAAGTGGTAGACGAATGTGTCCAGGAATCTCTCTAGCTCTTCAAGTGGCACAACTTACACTGGCTCATTTGTTACAAGGTTTTGATATTACAGCTACATCTGATGAACCAGTTGATATGGGTGAGAGTGCAGGAATAATAAACATGAAGGCAACCCCACTGGAGGTCCTTTTAACCCCACGCCTGCATCCTACACTTTATTGA
- the LOC126803101 gene encoding lachrymatory-factor synthase-like has protein sequence MEGDRQLPKWEGKASAELRGPAAEEVWPLLADFCNIHKWFQSLEISYLVEGVPGQPGLIRYCGHRDHGDDEDDETSDMIKFSAMEKLLMIDPVRRCLSYEILENNWGLKSYVSTMQVLELDGNNDQSGRRCKIEWSFVSDPIEGWRLGDYVSYPDSCLQSMAKKMEDDASPSSTS, from the coding sequence ATGGAGGGAGATAGGCAGCTACCAAAATGGGAAGGCAAAGCATCAGCTGAGCTGAGAGGTCCGGCAGCAGAGGAAGTCTGGCCTCTCTTGGCAGATTTTTGCAACATACACAAATGGTTCCAAAGTCTTGAGATCAGTTATCTAGTTGAGGGAGTCCCCGGCCAACCAGGTCTGATTCGCTACTGCGGGCACCGTGACCATGGTGATGACGAAGATGATGAGACGTCGGACATGATCAAGTTCTCGGCCATGGAGAAGCTACTGATGATCGATCCGGTCAGGCGgtgtttgagctatgaaataCTTGAAAACAACTGGGGGCTCAAGTCTTATGTTTCAACCATGCAAGTGCTAGAGTTGGATGGGAACAACGACCAAAGCGGCCGCAGGTGCAAGATTGAGTGGTCGTTTGTTTCTGATCCGATTGAAGGATGGAGGTTGGGAGATTACGTATCTTATCCAGACTCTTGTCTGCAATCCATGGCAAAAAAGATGGAGGATGATGCTTCTCCATCTagtactagctag